A part of Paraliobacillus zengyii genomic DNA contains:
- a CDS encoding DUF4062 domain-containing protein, with amino-acid sequence MDKKLQVFVSSTYLDLIDERQKAVEGILRSGHIPAGMELFIPNNKTQWEIIEKWIKESDVLMLILGGKYGTVEKKSGKSYTQLEYEFALANNIPVFAVVLNEQYLANKKSKNIDLKVNEYEEENPNVDKYKSFKNVVTSNLVSFVHDINQISNEVTLALQNFMKNDEIEYHFKGWVRGTELNKNTPVEQSSQGNKLFDMDEILLNEVIDKLESEYFIDTIDYIANYCTYELESTNKIYDFIYTYSKPTKRFFNEELQNLFTELINKLNKYTNYLGVNFFRKNDGLYLYPELNIDYQYVDEEGRKTYEMHLNRLSEISSNTIGDIRNFVHASRITLYK; translated from the coding sequence ATGGATAAAAAATTACAAGTCTTTGTTTCTTCTACCTATTTGGATTTAATTGATGAAAGGCAAAAAGCGGTAGAAGGAATACTAAGGTCAGGACATATTCCAGCTGGAATGGAGTTGTTTATACCTAATAATAAAACACAATGGGAGATTATTGAAAAATGGATTAAAGAATCAGATGTCCTTATGCTTATATTAGGTGGTAAGTATGGTACTGTTGAGAAGAAAAGTGGTAAAAGTTACACCCAACTAGAATATGAGTTTGCTTTAGCAAACAATATTCCAGTATTTGCGGTTGTATTGAATGAACAATACTTAGCTAATAAAAAGAGTAAAAACATTGACTTAAAGGTGAATGAATATGAAGAGGAAAATCCTAATGTTGATAAATATAAATCCTTTAAGAATGTTGTTACTTCTAATCTAGTAAGTTTTGTTCATGATATAAATCAAATTTCAAATGAGGTAACCTTAGCTCTCCAAAATTTTATGAAAAATGATGAAATTGAATATCATTTTAAAGGTTGGGTTAGAGGGACTGAGCTTAACAAAAATACACCAGTAGAACAAAGTTCACAAGGTAACAAGTTATTCGATATGGATGAGATTTTATTAAATGAAGTTATTGATAAGCTTGAGAGTGAATATTTTATTGACACAATTGATTACATAGCTAATTATTGTACATATGAACTTGAAAGCACGAACAAGATATATGATTTTATTTACACGTATTCTAAACCAACTAAAAGATTTTTTAATGAAGAGTTACAGAATTTATTTACTGAACTAATAAACAAACTTAATAAATATACAAACTATCTTGGCGTTAACTTTTTCCGTAAGAATGATGGGCTATATTTATATCCTGAATTAAACATCGATTATCAATATGTAGATGAAGAGGGTAGAAAAACTTACGAAATGCATCTGAACAGGTTATCTGAAATCTCAAGTAATACAATAGGTGATATTAGAAACTTTGTACATGCTTCAAGGATTACACTCTATAAATAA
- a CDS encoding head maturation protease, ClpP-related gives MTVKINVRGAIIGNDFKEVYDFYDMESTCPNDISDKLPKNQEQVEVVINSGGGHIDAGSEIYYLLKDYKGKVTVKIAGMAASAASVIAMSGDHVIIVPTAQMMIHNVSSIAQGDYNKMLHESDVLKEMNRSIANAYILKTGKLEKEILDLMNKETWLSAKSALQQRFVDEIMGVSSENVSEFLVASSYTSNLLPYSVIEKYRDMKSNNRSNSNHQTNSKKNVSRLFMYL, from the coding sequence ATGACAGTAAAAATTAATGTGAGAGGTGCCATAATTGGCAACGATTTTAAAGAAGTTTATGACTTCTATGACATGGAATCTACATGTCCAAATGATATATCAGATAAGCTCCCAAAGAATCAAGAACAGGTCGAAGTAGTTATTAATAGTGGTGGTGGCCACATAGATGCTGGAAGTGAGATTTATTACTTGTTAAAAGATTACAAAGGAAAAGTAACTGTGAAAATAGCAGGCATGGCCGCAAGCGCTGCATCCGTTATAGCTATGTCTGGTGACCATGTAATTATTGTCCCAACAGCCCAAATGATGATCCACAATGTAAGTAGTATTGCGCAAGGAGATTATAACAAAATGCTACACGAATCTGATGTTCTTAAAGAAATGAATCGAAGTATTGCAAATGCTTATATATTAAAGACAGGGAAATTAGAAAAAGAGATACTGGATTTGATGAATAAAGAAACATGGCTATCAGCAAAAAGTGCATTACAACAAAGGTTTGTTGATGAGATTATGGGAGTTTCCTCAGAAAACGTCTCTGAATTCCTAGTTGCAAGTTCATATACTTCTAACTTGTTGCCTTATAGCGTAATTGAGAAATATCGTGATATGAAAAGTAATAATAGATCTAACAGCAATCATCAAACGAATTCAAAGAAAAATGTTTCAAGATTATTCATGTATTTATAG
- a CDS encoding VapE domain-containing protein gives MQNTIENVKIPDELINRNQWVMWKLEYIRGQKKPTKIPYQINGQKANATNPETWTSYLSAWENEYKYSGVGYVLTEDDPYTVIDLDDCIKDGDIESEAQSIVNTLESYTEYSQSGNGLHIFIKAKKPGTRSKNANKGIEIYDNKRFIVMTGNSLDGMPLEIHERQDTLNYIYDSYFANKGDGDSPEGGATEVNSNLSSPPLSDDEVINIALKAKNGQKFKKLYTGDYSTYGSQSEADQALCNYIAFYTQDQEQVDRIFTASGLYREKWDRQDYKTWTIQKAIDGLRATYQQKQKFQLNVKGKHEQPNLVLTEKDTVKKLLSNLREILLFEPLLKGIGFNEFTQEVTINGNPITDDFITDLRLNVDTNYYITFTKDDVIGMVSSIAREINSYHPVKKIIESKKWDRAPRAETLFIDYLGAEDNSYARSVARKWLAGAIARIYEPGIKMEIVPIVQGKQGAGKSTLANKLGGEFFVDTLASLGNTKDDYQLLIGSWIIELGELSSLNSTNTEKVKSFISAKFDKIRLPYGKITQKYHRTSVFIGTTNSEQFLNDLTGNRRFFPIILKNKAIKDVFSLDKQTVQQIWAESYEIYKNGETLYLDNELDEELAEHYRNQATEENLLFINIDDYLDMKVPDNWDTKSMSYKRWYFGRLQRNGTTEGIRKIHKTTAKEVAYILEVEANDRNSKSQMKKINLYMDNKVGWEKKPVFIDGKTQRGFMRK, from the coding sequence TTGCAAAACACCATAGAGAACGTAAAAATACCAGATGAATTAATTAATCGTAACCAATGGGTTATGTGGAAATTAGAATATATCAGAGGACAGAAGAAACCAACTAAAATACCATACCAGATCAATGGACAGAAGGCAAATGCAACTAACCCAGAAACATGGACAAGTTATTTATCTGCTTGGGAGAACGAATACAAATATAGTGGTGTTGGATACGTTTTAACAGAAGATGACCCTTACACCGTTATTGATTTAGATGATTGTATAAAGGATGGAGATATAGAATCAGAAGCGCAATCCATAGTAAATACATTAGAAAGCTACACAGAATACAGCCAGAGCGGCAATGGGCTTCACATATTTATTAAGGCAAAGAAACCAGGTACACGATCTAAAAACGCCAATAAGGGCATTGAAATATATGATAACAAACGGTTCATTGTGATGACGGGTAATTCATTAGATGGAATGCCATTAGAAATACATGAACGACAAGACACGTTGAATTACATTTATGATAGTTACTTTGCTAATAAGGGTGATGGTGATTCTCCAGAAGGGGGAGCCACAGAGGTCAACTCAAATTTGAGCAGCCCTCCATTATCAGATGACGAGGTAATAAACATAGCATTGAAGGCAAAAAATGGACAGAAATTTAAAAAGCTGTACACAGGTGATTATTCCACATATGGCAGCCAAAGTGAAGCAGATCAAGCGTTGTGTAATTACATTGCATTTTATACGCAAGACCAAGAACAGGTAGATCGTATCTTTACAGCTAGTGGGTTATATCGTGAGAAGTGGGATAGGCAGGATTATAAAACATGGACAATTCAAAAGGCTATTGACGGATTACGTGCAACATATCAACAAAAGCAAAAATTTCAATTGAATGTGAAAGGAAAACATGAACAGCCCAATTTAGTATTAACAGAAAAAGACACGGTTAAGAAACTTCTTTCTAATTTAAGAGAAATATTACTTTTTGAACCTCTTTTAAAAGGAATTGGTTTCAATGAATTTACGCAAGAAGTAACAATTAACGGCAATCCCATCACGGATGATTTTATCACAGATCTTAGGTTAAATGTGGATACTAATTATTATATCACTTTCACAAAAGACGACGTAATAGGAATGGTCTCCTCTATTGCTAGAGAAATAAATTCTTATCACCCAGTAAAGAAAATCATAGAAAGTAAAAAATGGGATAGGGCACCAAGAGCCGAAACGCTATTCATAGATTATTTAGGAGCAGAGGACAACTCTTATGCCCGATCAGTAGCGAGAAAATGGCTTGCTGGAGCAATAGCTAGAATTTACGAACCGGGTATAAAAATGGAGATTGTTCCAATCGTGCAAGGTAAGCAGGGGGCAGGAAAAAGTACACTTGCCAACAAATTAGGCGGTGAGTTTTTCGTTGATACTTTAGCGTCATTAGGTAATACGAAAGATGATTACCAGTTATTGATTGGGTCATGGATTATTGAACTAGGAGAGTTATCTAGTTTGAACAGCACTAACACGGAAAAAGTAAAATCATTTATTAGTGCTAAGTTTGATAAAATTCGTTTACCTTATGGCAAAATCACACAGAAATATCATCGTACATCTGTATTTATTGGAACTACTAACTCAGAACAATTTTTGAATGATTTAACAGGTAATAGACGGTTTTTCCCAATCATTTTAAAAAATAAAGCGATCAAAGATGTGTTTTCCCTAGATAAGCAAACAGTTCAACAAATATGGGCTGAATCTTATGAAATATACAAGAATGGCGAAACGCTCTATCTAGACAATGAGTTAGATGAAGAGTTAGCTGAACACTACAGAAATCAAGCAACTGAGGAAAATCTTCTATTTATAAATATTGATGATTATTTAGACATGAAAGTTCCTGATAATTGGGATACAAAATCAATGTCATACAAAAGATGGTACTTTGGTAGACTCCAACGAAATGGAACAACTGAAGGAATAAGAAAAATTCATAAAACAACAGCAAAAGAGGTTGCTTATATTCTTGAAGTAGAAGCTAATGACAGAAATTCAAAATCACAAATGAAGAAAATAAATCTTTACATGGATAATAAGGTTGGTTGGGAAAAGAAACCCGTTTTCATTGATGGTAAGACTCAAAGAGGGTTTATGAGAAAGTAA
- a CDS encoding helix-turn-helix transcriptional regulator, with product MNNIVAGYRKMAGLTQKEMAQELNVSEGTYRNKEKGNSFFKQNEIDKFYNLVKKTNSKITIDDIFFTYKPTQKDAKERGGLIDKHKAK from the coding sequence TTGAATAATATCGTTGCCGGGTATAGAAAAATGGCAGGTTTAACACAGAAGGAAATGGCCCAAGAATTAAATGTTTCAGAAGGAACTTATAGGAATAAAGAAAAAGGAAACTCTTTTTTTAAACAAAATGAAATAGATAAGTTCTATAATTTAGTAAAAAAAACCAATTCTAAAATAACAATCGATGATATTTTTTTTACCTACAAACCGACGCAAAAAGACGCAAAGGAAAGAGGTGGTTTAATTGACAAACATAAAGCCAAATGA
- a CDS encoding helix-turn-helix domain-containing protein, producing MEEKEKQKKDIGSRISVIRKESGMTMKEFGHLFDPPASDSIVSRWERGISIPNNDRLQKIAAYGNVSMLYLTTGQKAFRDLTDEEIIESFNDLKDFFANHGFEHKKYMNGDLQSEEWGSNEFLYLVNALDFLKYSDSEYVFFLSQLINTLREFDDLKMNESTSKEYLEEYITHEVKNIEGYLRKRFLE from the coding sequence ATGGAGGAAAAAGAAAAACAGAAAAAGGATATTGGATCAAGAATCAGTGTTATCAGAAAAGAGTCAGGGATGACCATGAAAGAATTTGGACATTTATTTGACCCACCAGCCAGTGATAGCATTGTCTCACGTTGGGAACGCGGCATAAGCATACCTAACAACGACAGACTGCAAAAAATTGCAGCTTATGGAAACGTATCAATGTTGTATCTGACGACTGGTCAAAAAGCATTCAGAGATCTTACAGATGAGGAAATTATTGAATCCTTTAACGATTTAAAAGATTTTTTTGCGAACCATGGTTTTGAGCATAAAAAATACATGAATGGAGACTTACAAAGTGAGGAATGGGGTTCGAATGAATTTCTTTATCTGGTTAATGCATTAGATTTTTTAAAGTATTCTGATTCTGAATATGTATTTTTTTTATCTCAATTGATCAATACTCTCAGAGAATTTGACGATTTAAAAATGAATGAATCAACTAGCAAAGAATATTTAGAAGAATATATCACCCATGAAGTTAAAAACATTGAGGGTTATTTAAGAAAAAGATTCTTAGAATAA
- a CDS encoding tyrosine-type recombinase/integrase: MKLHKTKKDQELFYYFNVKDEKCWMYRHSYKDYTGKWKEKRKQGFKSEKEAYRSLLEVKAKSVNGFLKEIDHSNLTISKWFDIWFETHQNDWKVTSKQQREMAIRIVIKPLLGHYKLHDLDKTTYKRVFINKLLKSYKPSSVQLFHRLFKIGINAAVDDEILPRNRFTKITINQNLKDDDKLQGNFLNANELHILLRDAKENENITVYTVLLLLAYTGLRRGESFGLKWSNIDIKEKTLTVERTRDNKGVRSPKTNNSYRTISIDDKLINQLQLYKTWCKETKLSFGKKLKQDDFIFISFQTGEAYTDSSILYALRRCIKRTGINAITPHGLRHTHATLLINQGVGVKYVAERLGNTPMMILDIYGHTFKEVEREIVDMFSASMDKVSVGFSVGSEK, encoded by the coding sequence ATGAAGTTACACAAAACAAAAAAAGATCAAGAATTGTTTTATTATTTTAATGTAAAAGATGAAAAATGCTGGATGTATCGTCATAGCTACAAAGATTATACTGGTAAATGGAAAGAAAAAAGAAAGCAAGGCTTTAAAAGTGAAAAAGAAGCCTACCGCTCTTTATTAGAAGTGAAAGCTAAATCAGTTAATGGATTTTTAAAGGAAATAGATCACAGTAATTTAACAATTAGCAAGTGGTTTGATATATGGTTTGAAACTCATCAGAATGATTGGAAGGTAACTTCTAAACAACAAAGAGAGATGGCCATAAGAATTGTTATTAAGCCATTGCTAGGTCATTATAAATTACACGATCTAGATAAAACCACATACAAGCGTGTATTTATTAATAAGCTGCTTAAATCGTACAAGCCTAGCAGCGTTCAGTTATTTCATAGATTATTTAAGATAGGGATTAACGCAGCTGTAGATGATGAAATCTTACCTCGTAATCGTTTCACAAAAATAACGATAAACCAGAACTTAAAAGATGACGATAAATTACAAGGGAATTTCTTAAATGCTAATGAATTGCACATTCTTTTAAGGGATGCTAAGGAAAATGAGAACATAACTGTCTATACTGTTTTATTGCTTTTAGCATACACAGGTTTAAGAAGAGGAGAATCTTTTGGTTTGAAGTGGAGTAATATTGATATAAAAGAAAAAACGCTCACAGTGGAGCGCACAAGAGATAACAAAGGTGTTAGATCACCTAAAACAAATAATAGTTATAGAACCATTTCAATTGATGACAAACTAATTAACCAACTCCAATTATACAAGACCTGGTGTAAAGAAACAAAGTTATCGTTTGGTAAAAAACTCAAGCAAGATGATTTTATTTTCATTTCTTTTCAAACTGGAGAAGCATACACTGATTCATCAATTCTGTACGCTCTAAGACGTTGCATTAAACGTACTGGCATAAACGCTATCACACCACACGGATTAAGGCATACACACGCTACTTTATTAATTAATCAAGGCGTAGGTGTCAAATATGTAGCTGAGCGCTTAGGAAACACTCCAATGATGATCCTAGATATTTATGGCCATACATTCAAAGAAGTTGAACGTGAGATCGTAGATATGTTTAGTGCTTCTATGGATAAAGTTTCGGTTGGTTTTTCGGTTGGTTCTGAAAAATAA
- the ligD gene encoding DNA ligase D, with protein sequence MWKPMLSTLVEDPPIADNWLYEVKYDGFRCGLEWEKKTVKLWSRNGNELTASFPEIVAWCKKNQHLVEDQLPLLLDGEIVVLHTEFTSLFSFVQQRGRLKSKDKIKVASQKRPASLMVFDMIQLKGNALESKTLKERRKQLEIIAKRLKIAKYDLNSRINLVQSFKALDEIMATVMLHQCEGIIAKKKSSTYLSGKRTSNWFKVKNYRIIQGIISGWNIDNDYFDLKVFHHDQIETLGKVKNGFSDDDKKTLTAFIQENGKKINGFSWEVTPSVCLDINCLEAKDGELREPSFRKFRFDLSPEDCTMNSVQIGLAQLPEEIEISKPEKLLFPEVSKQDYLLYLRFIAPFILPKLKNKRLSMIRYPDGIEKHSFYQKHLPDYAPNFIQTVNGEDNDEDILCNDLRSLLWFGNHASLEFHIPFHTINSDYPDEIVFDLDPPTLSEFPLAVTAAQLIKEMLEHQGFIPFVKTSGRTGLQVHIPLQPKSMSFTETRIFMETVATVLVDNYPQLFTVERLKKNRGNRLYIDYVQHALGKTIIAAYSPRATNKATIATPLYWNEVNEQLDPQAFTMKTIPKRLLEIGCPWE encoded by the coding sequence ATGTGGAAGCCTATGCTCTCAACATTAGTTGAGGACCCACCTATAGCTGATAATTGGTTATATGAAGTCAAGTATGATGGTTTTCGTTGTGGTTTGGAATGGGAAAAGAAAACCGTAAAGCTATGGAGTAGGAATGGTAATGAACTAACGGCATCTTTTCCAGAGATTGTTGCCTGGTGTAAAAAGAATCAACATCTTGTAGAAGATCAATTACCATTATTATTAGATGGTGAAATTGTAGTATTACATACAGAATTTACATCCCTGTTTTCTTTTGTTCAACAACGTGGAAGATTAAAATCAAAAGATAAAATAAAAGTTGCTAGTCAAAAACGTCCAGCCTCTTTGATGGTCTTTGATATGATTCAATTAAAAGGAAATGCACTTGAATCAAAAACGTTAAAAGAACGCCGTAAACAGTTGGAAATAATAGCGAAAAGACTAAAGATAGCTAAATATGATTTGAATAGTAGGATTAACCTTGTACAATCATTTAAAGCATTAGACGAAATTATGGCAACTGTAATGCTTCATCAATGTGAAGGGATTATAGCAAAAAAGAAATCCAGTACATATCTATCCGGTAAAAGAACTTCAAATTGGTTTAAAGTCAAAAACTATCGCATCATACAAGGTATTATCTCCGGTTGGAATATAGATAATGACTATTTTGACCTGAAAGTTTTTCACCATGATCAAATAGAAACATTAGGAAAAGTCAAAAATGGATTTTCAGATGATGATAAAAAAACATTAACTGCATTTATTCAAGAGAACGGTAAAAAGATAAATGGATTCTCATGGGAAGTTACACCGAGCGTATGCCTAGATATTAACTGTTTAGAAGCAAAAGATGGAGAATTAAGAGAACCTTCATTTCGAAAGTTTCGTTTTGATTTATCACCCGAAGATTGTACGATGAATAGTGTTCAAATTGGATTAGCGCAATTACCAGAAGAGATCGAAATATCCAAACCGGAAAAGTTGCTTTTTCCGGAAGTAAGTAAACAAGATTATCTTTTATATTTACGATTTATCGCACCTTTTATTTTACCAAAACTAAAAAATAAAAGATTATCGATGATTCGTTATCCTGATGGTATAGAAAAACATTCCTTTTATCAGAAACATCTACCTGACTATGCACCAAATTTTATTCAAACAGTTAATGGGGAAGATAATGATGAAGACATTTTATGTAATGATTTAAGAAGTTTACTCTGGTTTGGAAATCATGCTTCCTTAGAATTTCATATTCCATTTCACACAATAAATTCAGACTACCCAGATGAGATAGTATTTGATTTAGATCCACCAACTTTATCGGAATTTCCACTAGCAGTAACAGCTGCCCAATTAATTAAAGAGATGTTAGAGCATCAAGGTTTTATCCCGTTTGTGAAGACATCAGGGAGAACAGGACTTCAAGTTCATATTCCACTTCAACCAAAAAGTATGTCTTTTACTGAGACACGTATTTTTATGGAAACAGTGGCCACTGTTCTTGTAGATAACTATCCGCAGTTATTTACCGTTGAACGTCTAAAAAAGAATCGCGGTAACCGTTTATATATCGATTATGTACAACATGCCCTGGGTAAAACAATTATTGCAGCTTATTCACCAAGAGCAACAAATAAAGCAACAATAGCCACACCTTTATACTGGAACGAAGTAAATGAACAGTTAGACCCTCAAGCATTTACAATGAAAACAATTCCTAAGCGATTGTTAGAAATAGGCTGCCCCTGGGAATAA
- a CDS encoding Ku protein gives MHTMWKGTISFGLVNIPVKLHSATEDKDVKLRNLHKECKSPVKYEKVCPVCEKEIGNDDIVKGYEYTKNKFVILEDEDLESIKDEKDDKSVEIVDFVKLDEIDPIYFDRSYYLSPDDGGGKAYALLREALKDTEKIGLAKITIRSKEQLSVVRIYHNTLVMETIHYPDEVRSFQEVPNVPEEATVVKKELETAKMLIDQLTASFEPEKYTDDYRTALLDLIQKKKDEEAVSTAKEPKKPSNVTDLQDALEKSLNRTKKSKKKATPVKRKTAATKKTSTG, from the coding sequence ATGCACACAATGTGGAAAGGAACAATAAGTTTCGGCTTAGTAAATATTCCAGTTAAATTACACTCTGCAACTGAGGACAAAGATGTGAAACTACGCAATCTGCATAAGGAATGTAAGTCCCCCGTAAAATATGAAAAAGTATGTCCAGTCTGTGAAAAAGAAATTGGGAATGATGATATTGTTAAGGGATATGAGTACACCAAAAATAAATTTGTTATTTTAGAAGATGAGGATCTTGAATCGATTAAAGATGAAAAAGATGATAAATCGGTTGAAATAGTCGACTTTGTAAAATTAGACGAAATTGACCCGATCTATTTTGACCGAAGTTATTATTTATCACCAGATGATGGCGGTGGTAAAGCTTATGCACTATTGAGAGAAGCGTTAAAGGATACAGAAAAAATAGGATTAGCAAAGATTACTATTAGATCAAAAGAACAGCTTTCAGTTGTGAGGATTTACCATAACACTTTAGTAATGGAGACTATTCACTATCCAGATGAAGTTCGCAGCTTTCAAGAGGTACCTAATGTACCTGAAGAAGCAACCGTTGTTAAAAAGGAATTAGAAACCGCAAAAATGTTAATTGATCAACTAACTGCTTCATTTGAACCAGAGAAATATACAGATGACTATCGAACAGCTTTATTAGACTTAATTCAAAAGAAAAAAGATGAAGAAGCAGTTTCTACTGCCAAAGAACCTAAAAAACCAAGTAATGTTACTGATTTGCAAGATGCATTAGAAAAGTCTTTAAATAGAACGAAAAAAAGTAAGAAAAAAGCCACACCTGTTAAAAGAAAAACTGCGGCAACGAAGAAAACATCCACAGGTTAA
- a CDS encoding YeeE/YedE family protein, protein MDTVANVQPINDVKDPVKRQGTGLNKPQIKLIVAGLIISAILMIYLMATQNIVQPLLLVIGLLIGYTLFHARFGFTSAFRRLASVGNGQSLRAHMLMLAVAVTLFAPILAFGYSFFGDGVSGYVSPVGVSLLVGAFLFGLGMQLGGGCASGTLYALGGGRSVMFITLLFFIVGSTIGAYHLPFWTEDLPAFEPISLATSTGLGYGGAWILSIALFGLIAWITLVIEKKRKPPKMAPIPSEIGWKRILRGSWPLFTAAIVLAVLNAITLMTRGAPWGITSAFALWGSKVAQFVGFDVANWGYWQGANAASLDASIFADSTTVLNFGVILGAFLASAAGGLFKFTKITGKNAAASVIGGLCMGYGARLAFGCNIGAYFGGIASFSLHGYIWGALALAGTFVALFLRPMFGLSVPKIKDTFC, encoded by the coding sequence ATGGATACAGTAGCAAATGTTCAACCTATTAATGATGTAAAGGATCCAGTAAAAAGACAAGGTACTGGTTTAAATAAACCTCAAATTAAGTTAATAGTTGCTGGGTTAATTATATCAGCGATATTAATGATTTATCTGATGGCTACGCAAAATATTGTTCAACCTTTATTACTTGTAATAGGACTTTTAATTGGTTATACGTTATTTCATGCACGATTTGGTTTCACTTCAGCATTTCGCAGATTAGCTTCAGTAGGTAACGGGCAATCCCTACGTGCACATATGTTAATGCTAGCTGTTGCAGTTACATTATTTGCTCCAATTTTAGCTTTTGGTTATTCATTTTTTGGAGATGGTGTCTCTGGTTATGTCTCACCTGTTGGGGTAAGCCTTTTGGTAGGCGCTTTTCTATTTGGTTTAGGCATGCAACTAGGAGGTGGCTGTGCTTCTGGTACACTTTACGCACTAGGTGGCGGTCGTTCTGTCATGTTTATCACGCTACTCTTTTTCATTGTTGGTTCCACAATTGGTGCTTATCACCTACCATTTTGGACCGAAGACTTACCAGCATTTGAACCTATTTCACTAGCAACCTCCACAGGTTTAGGTTATGGTGGTGCTTGGATATTATCAATTGCTTTATTTGGACTAATTGCATGGATTACCTTAGTAATTGAGAAAAAGAGAAAACCACCTAAAATGGCACCGATACCTTCAGAAATAGGTTGGAAACGTATTTTACGTGGATCTTGGCCACTATTTACTGCTGCTATTGTATTAGCAGTATTAAACGCTATAACATTAATGACTCGAGGTGCTCCTTGGGGTATTACTTCAGCTTTTGCTTTATGGGGTTCAAAAGTTGCTCAATTTGTTGGGTTCGATGTAGCGAATTGGGGTTATTGGCAAGGTGCAAATGCTGCATCACTCGATGCTTCTATTTTTGCAGACTCAACAACAGTATTGAACTTTGGCGTTATCTTAGGTGCATTTCTAGCTTCTGCAGCTGGGGGTCTTTTCAAATTCACTAAAATCACTGGCAAGAATGCCGCTGCATCTGTTATAGGTGGCTTATGCATGGGATATGGTGCTCGTCTTGCCTTTGGCTGTAATATTGGTGCTTACTTTGGTGGAATTGCATCATTTAGTTTACACGGCTATATATGGGGAGCACTCGCATTAGCAGGAACGTTTGTAGCATTATTCCTCCGCCCAATGTTTGGCTTATCTGTACCAAAAATAAAAGATACTTTTTGTTAA
- the pfkA gene encoding 6-phosphofructokinase, translated as MKKIAVLTSGGDSQGMNSAIRAVVRTGIANGFEMIGVKRGFKGLMENDFITLGTHDVSDILYRGGTFLQSARSEEFKTEAGQNKAISNLKEQGIDSLVVIGGDGSYRGAQALAKRGIKTYGLPGTIDNDIPLTDYTIGFDTTLNVVTDVISNLRDTMSSHERVSVIEVMGRSCGDIALQAGISSGVDAVLIPEFAWDIEEISKKLTSGFQRGKTHSIVMVAEGAGKAEEVARLIKEHSKLDTRPTVLGHIQRGGTPTAFDRLFTSRMGHKVIQLIEADITGVALGMEKNEITYHTFDEIFNAENVVDKKLYQIFQDLV; from the coding sequence ATGAAAAAAATTGCTGTTTTGACTTCTGGTGGCGATTCACAAGGAATGAATAGTGCCATACGTGCTGTGGTTCGTACTGGTATTGCCAATGGATTTGAGATGATTGGTGTAAAAAGAGGATTTAAAGGTCTAATGGAAAATGACTTTATAACTTTAGGAACACATGATGTGAGTGATATTCTGTATCGGGGGGGAACATTTTTACAATCTGCACGTTCTGAGGAATTTAAAACAGAAGCGGGACAAAATAAAGCGATAAGTAACTTAAAGGAACAAGGAATTGATTCCCTTGTTGTAATTGGTGGAGATGGTAGTTATCGCGGTGCACAGGCACTTGCTAAACGTGGAATTAAAACATATGGTTTACCAGGAACGATTGATAATGATATCCCGTTAACAGATTATACAATTGGATTTGATACTACATTAAATGTAGTGACAGATGTGATAAGCAACCTTAGAGATACAATGAGTAGTCATGAACGTGTCAGTGTGATTGAAGTGATGGGTAGAAGTTGTGGTGATATTGCATTACAGGCAGGTATTTCTAGTGGAGTTGACGCTGTTTTAATACCCGAGTTTGCGTGGGATATTGAAGAAATTTCAAAAAAACTTACTAGTGGTTTTCAAAGAGGAAAAACACATAGTATCGTTATGGTCGCTGAAGGGGCAGGAAAAGCAGAAGAAGTTGCTCGATTAATAAAGGAACATTCAAAATTAGATACAAGACCTACTGTTCTAGGTCATATCCAACGTGGCGGTACACCAACAGCATTTGATCGGTTATTTACAAGCAGAATGGGACATAAGGTAATTCAATTAATTGAAGCGGACATTACTGGTGTTGCATTGGGTATGGAGAAAAATGAAATCACTTATCACACGTTTGATGAAATTTTTAATGCTGAAAATGTAGTAGATAAGAAATTGTATCAAATTTTTCAAGATTTAGTTTGA